The following proteins are co-located in the Rattus norvegicus strain BN/NHsdMcwi chromosome 19, GRCr8, whole genome shotgun sequence genome:
- the LOC102550225 gene encoding septin-7-like, giving the protein MVVGESGLEKSTLINSLFLTDLYSLEYPGPSRRIKKTVQVEQSKVLVKEGGVQSLLTIVDTPGLGGAVDNSNCWQPVIDYIDSKFEDYLNAESRVNRRQMPDNRVQCCLYFIAPSGHGLKSLDIEFMKRLHEKVNIIPLIAKADTLTPEECQQFKKQIMKEIQEHKIKIYEFPETDDEEENKLVKKIKDRLPLAVVGSNTIIEVNGKRVRGRQYPWGVAEVENGEHCDFTILRNMLIRTHMQDLKDVTNNVHYENYRSRKLAAVTYNGVDNNKNKGQLTKSPLVQMEEERREHVAKMKKMEMEMEQVFEMKVKEKVQKLKDSEAELQRRHEQMKMNLEAQHKELEEKRRQFEEEKANWEAQQRILEQQNSSRTLEKNKKKGKIF; this is encoded by the coding sequence ATGGTAGTAGGTGAATCTGGACTGGAAAAGTCGACATTAATCAACTCATTATTCCTCACAGATTTGTATTCTCTAGAGTATCCAGGACCTTCTCGTAGAATCAAAAAGACTGTACAGGTGGAGCAATCCAAAGTTTTAGTCAAAGAAGGTGGTGTTCAGTCGCTGCTGACGATAGTTGATACTCCGGGACTTGGAGGTGCAGTGGATAATAGTAATTGCTGGCAGCCTGTTATCGACTACATTGATAGTAAATTTGAAGATTACTTAAATGCAGAATCTCGAGTGAACAGACGACAGATGCCTGATAACAGGGTGCAGTGTTGTTTATACTTCATTGCTCCTTCAGGACATGGACTTAAATCATTGGATATTGAGTTTATGAAACGTTTGCATGAAAAAGTGAATATCATCCCTTTAATTGCCAAAGCAGACACACTTACACCAGAGGAATGCCAACAGTTTAAAAAGCAGATaatgaaagaaatccaagaacataaaattaaaatatatgaatttcCAGAAACGGATGATGAAGAAGAGAATAAGCTGGTTAAGAAGATAAAGGACCGTTTACCTCTTGCTGTGGTGGGTAGTAATACTATCATTGAAGTTAatggcaaaagagtcagaggaaGGCAGTATCCTTGGGGCGTGGCTGAAGTTGAAAATGGTGAGCATTGTGATTTTACAATTCTAAGAAATATGTTGATACGAACACACATGCAGGACTTGAAAGATGTTACCAATAACGTACACTATGAGAACTACAGAAGCAGAAAACTAGCAGCAGTGACCTACAATGGAGTagataacaacaagaacaaagggCAACTTACCAAGAGCCCTCTGGtgcagatggaggaggagagaagggagcacGTGGCCAAGatgaagaagatggagatggagatggagcagGTGTTTGAGATGAAGGTCAAGGAAAAAGTTCAAAAGCTGAAGGACTCTGAAGCCGAGCTCCAGCGGCGCCATGagcaaatgaaaatgaatttaGAAGCACAGCacaaagaattagaggaaaaacGTCGTCagtttgaagaagaaaaagcaaactgGGAAGCTCAACAACGTATTTTAGAGCAACAGAATTCTTCAAG